One genomic segment of Labeo rohita strain BAU-BD-2019 chromosome 14, IGBB_LRoh.1.0, whole genome shotgun sequence includes these proteins:
- the hprt1 gene encoding hypoxanthine-guanine phosphoribosyltransferase — translation MASASPCVVISDEEQGYDLDLFCIPKHYASDLERVYIPHGLIMDRTERLARDIMKDMGGHHIVALCVLKGGYKFFADLLDYIKALNRNSDRSIPMTVDFIRLKSYQNDQSTGDIKVIGGDDLSTLTGKNVLIVEDIIDTGKTMKTLLELLKQYNPKMVKVASLLVKRTPRSVGYRPDFVGFEVPDKFVVGYALDYNEYFRDLNHICVISETGKEKYKA, via the exons ATGGCGTCTGCCAGCCCCTGCGTCGTG ATCAGTGATGAGGAGCAAGGTTATGACCTGGACCTTTTCTGTATACCAAAACATTATGCGTCTGACCTGGAGCGGGTTTATATTCCACATGGACTCATCATGGACAG AACCGAACGTCTCGCTAGAGATATCATGAAGGACATGGGCGGGCATCATATCGTGGCTTTGTGTGTGCTCAAAGGCGGCTACAAGTTTTTCGCTGACCTGCTAGATTACATCAAAGCCCTTAATCGCAACAGCGATCGATCCATTCCTATGACAGTGGACTTCATCCGCCTCAAGAGTTACCAA AACGACCAATCTACAGGTGACATCAAAGTGATTGGCGGAGATGATCTGTCCACGCTTACAGGAAAG AATGTATTGATTGTTGAG GACATCATTGATACTGGGAAGACAATGAAGACCCTGCTAGAACTTCTGAAGCAATATAATCCAAAAATGGTTAAAGTTGCCAG TTTGTTGGTGAAGAGGACACCAAGGAGTGTTGGCTACAGACCAGACT ttgtaGGATTTGAGGTACCTGACAAATTTGTGGTTGGATATGCACTTGACTACAATGAGTACTTTAGGGATTTAAAT CACATCTGTGTCATCAGTGAAACAGGAAAGGAGAAGTACAAAGCATGA